Proteins encoded within one genomic window of Clostridia bacterium:
- a CDS encoding WavE lipopolysaccharide synthesis family protein — MKLENNYGILIQGPVYPVTVSIIKHFCNLYGSNSVIVSTWKDSEPCFLEAINTLTENLVLNTLPEFPGKANRNAQIASTISGIKKAKEIGMEYLAKIRSDLLIEDKYFMQKCHSLLETYSDGQYKDFKLRKRLIVPNIYTRKYLFYHPSDWFMFGHIDDLYTYWDLPMDLRKLNFTIRGLAEDASKTACFPEIYFCKEFCKKIGWNTTDTFEDSLSLFKNIFIVFDHQFFRFNFAKGPILEKYYGSMECYEVLNFSYWLGLYHDLIDLREEAYEFKQKNYISDILIST, encoded by the coding sequence ATGAAATTGGAAAACAATTACGGAATACTTATTCAAGGTCCTGTATACCCGGTAACCGTCTCAATCATAAAGCATTTTTGCAATCTGTATGGAAGCAATTCAGTAATAGTCTCCACATGGAAAGACTCTGAACCTTGTTTTCTGGAAGCAATAAATACCCTGACGGAAAACCTTGTATTGAACACCTTACCCGAATTCCCTGGAAAAGCCAACAGGAATGCACAAATCGCAAGTACAATCTCCGGTATCAAAAAGGCGAAGGAAATAGGGATGGAGTATCTGGCAAAAATAAGAAGTGATTTACTTATTGAAGATAAATACTTTATGCAAAAATGCCACTCACTTCTGGAAACTTATTCAGATGGACAGTATAAAGATTTCAAACTGCGTAAAAGGCTTATAGTTCCAAACATATACACAAGAAAATACCTGTTTTATCATCCTTCAGACTGGTTCATGTTCGGTCATATTGATGACCTGTACACCTATTGGGATCTACCAATGGATTTAAGAAAACTAAATTTTACCATCAGAGGTCTTGCAGAAGACGCAAGCAAAACTGCCTGCTTTCCTGAGATCTACTTCTGTAAGGAATTCTGTAAGAAAATCGGATGGAATACTACAGATACCTTTGAAGACAGTCTAAGCTTATTTAAAAATATCTTTATAGTATTTGACCACCAGTTTTTCAGGTTCAATTTTGCCAAAGGGCCTATACTTGAGAAATACTACGGTTCAATGGAATGCTATGAAGTACTTAATTTCTCTTACTGGCTGGGACTTTATCATGACTTGATTGATTTGCGGGAAGAAGCATATGAATTCAAGCAAAAAAACTATATTTCAGATATCTTAATATCAACATAA
- a CDS encoding UDP-glucose/GDP-mannose dehydrogenase family protein yields MNISIIGTGYVGLVTGAGFADLGMNVLCMDTDEHKISQLKQCSIPIYEPLLEEIVKNNFGKNLNFTTDIKEAVEYSEIIFIAVGTPTMDDNTADLKNLYQAVRSIATHMDSYKIIVDKSTVPVGTAKCVKKEISQILYENRKNISFDVVSNPEFLREGNAVEDFFKPERIVIGSDNNAPLDIMKKLYESFISRGIPLLTTNLETAEMIKYASNAFLAAKISFINEIANMCEYCNADVGMISKAIGLDSRIGSKFLNPGPGFGGSCFPKDLKALVGIGKKIGYAPKLINSVIAVNENQKKLMFRKIKKALGSLENKNITVLGLAFKAETDDIRESPPITIIEMLIREKANVKVYDPKAMLNMKNLYRSFNIEYFEDAYSACAGTDCIVIATEWKEFSCLELQRLQQLVRTPLFIDLRNLYEPESVKKSGFIYQGVGRK; encoded by the coding sequence ATGAATATTTCGATAATAGGCACCGGATACGTAGGTCTTGTAACAGGAGCAGGTTTTGCGGACCTTGGTATGAATGTCTTATGCATGGATACAGATGAGCATAAAATAAGCCAGCTTAAGCAATGCAGCATTCCCATCTACGAACCTCTCTTAGAAGAAATTGTAAAAAACAACTTCGGCAAAAACCTGAATTTTACTACCGATATTAAAGAAGCCGTAGAGTATTCCGAAATTATTTTCATTGCTGTAGGTACTCCCACAATGGATGATAATACGGCTGATCTTAAAAATCTGTATCAAGCAGTCAGAAGCATAGCGACACATATGGATTCCTACAAAATTATTGTGGACAAAAGTACAGTACCTGTGGGAACTGCTAAATGTGTAAAAAAAGAAATATCACAAATCCTGTATGAAAACAGAAAGAATATTAGCTTTGATGTAGTATCAAATCCAGAGTTTCTCCGTGAGGGAAATGCGGTTGAAGATTTCTTCAAGCCTGAAAGAATAGTCATCGGAAGTGACAACAACGCTCCACTTGATATTATGAAGAAACTATATGAATCATTTATTTCGAGAGGAATTCCTCTACTAACCACTAACCTTGAAACTGCTGAAATGATTAAGTACGCTTCCAATGCTTTTCTTGCTGCTAAAATCAGTTTTATCAATGAAATAGCAAATATGTGTGAATACTGCAATGCTGATGTAGGCATGATTTCCAAAGCTATAGGCCTGGACAGCAGGATAGGCAGCAAATTTTTAAACCCCGGGCCGGGTTTTGGCGGAAGTTGTTTCCCAAAAGATCTCAAAGCTTTGGTTGGTATAGGAAAGAAAATAGGTTATGCTCCTAAACTGATAAATAGCGTTATAGCAGTAAACGAAAACCAGAAAAAGCTTATGTTCAGAAAAATAAAGAAAGCATTAGGCAGCCTTGAGAATAAAAACATAACAGTTCTGGGTCTGGCTTTCAAAGCTGAAACAGATGATATACGTGAATCTCCCCCAATTACAATAATAGAAATGCTGATAAGAGAAAAAGCAAATGTAAAAGTCTATGATCCCAAAGCTATGCTGAACATGAAAAATCTATATCGTTCATTCAATATCGAGTACTTTGAAGATGCATACTCTGCGTGTGCAGGCACTGATTGCATCGTTATAGCAACTGAGTGGAAAGAGTTTTCCTGTCTGGAACTGCAAAGACTGCAGCAGCTTGTACGGACACCGTTATTCATAGACTTGAGAAATTTGTATGAGCCAGAAAGTGTAAAAAAATCCGGCTTTATATATCAAGGAGTTGGCAGGAAATGA
- a CDS encoding glycerophosphodiester phosphodiesterase family protein gives MNILAHRGFWTEQHEKNSMAAFKRAFDAGFGVETDIRDKDGELVISHDIPLNSVTTLHEFLEIYKQYGNQPYLALNIKADGLCRLLKEYLDSSRVENYFVFDMSIPDELEYIKSGLKVFTRQSEFEPLPVFYESSKGVWIDCFESDWIDYAKIMEHLSNKKQVCIVSPELHGRPAFPVWSAFCKAPIKQNNEVFICTDSPESARRFFK, from the coding sequence GTGAATATTCTGGCGCATAGAGGCTTTTGGACAGAACAGCACGAAAAAAATTCGATGGCAGCTTTCAAAAGAGCATTCGATGCAGGTTTTGGTGTAGAAACGGATATTAGAGATAAGGACGGAGAGCTTGTGATTTCTCACGACATACCTTTGAATTCAGTTACCACCCTGCATGAGTTTCTGGAAATATATAAACAATACGGTAATCAACCATACCTTGCATTGAACATCAAGGCAGACGGCCTTTGCAGGCTTCTGAAAGAATATCTTGATAGCAGCCGGGTAGAAAACTATTTTGTATTTGACATGTCAATACCTGATGAACTGGAATACATAAAATCAGGATTAAAAGTGTTTACCAGGCAAAGTGAATTTGAGCCTTTACCTGTTTTCTATGAGAGTTCAAAAGGCGTATGGATTGACTGTTTTGAAAGCGACTGGATTGATTATGCCAAAATAATGGAGCATTTAAGCAATAAAAAACAAGTCTGCATAGTATCTCCCGAGCTTCATGGCAGACCAGCTTTCCCTGTTTGGTCCGCTTTTTGCAAAGCACCGATTAAGCAGAACAATGAAGTTTTTATCTGCACTGATAGCCCCGAAAGCGCACGGAGGTTTTTCAAATGA
- a CDS encoding glycosyltransferase family 2 protein: protein MNVLVLMAGNDDKFSEKGYPYPKNLIEVNSLPLVQRVLDSLKSLIGGVGKPIFLLRREENRKFHTGMVIKLLLPEAHIIDVGSLTGGAACTALLAIDRINSSEPLLIVNGDQILNIDMAGLIRSFQGRDLDGGIVVFEAYHPRWSYVKCDENGYVVETAEKRPISKLATAGVFYFKKGEDFVKAAMSMIKKDAHIDGKFYVCPCFNEMILERKRIGVEKIKREAYFSLANPKGIEEYEQYLNMEVK from the coding sequence ATGAATGTATTAGTGCTTATGGCAGGAAATGATGATAAATTTAGTGAAAAAGGCTATCCCTACCCCAAAAATCTGATAGAAGTCAATAGTCTTCCCCTTGTTCAAAGAGTTTTAGACAGCTTGAAAAGTCTTATTGGTGGCGTTGGCAAACCCATATTCCTGTTAAGAAGGGAGGAAAATAGAAAATTCCACACAGGAATGGTTATCAAGCTTCTTCTTCCTGAAGCTCATATTATAGATGTAGGGTCTTTAACAGGTGGAGCTGCCTGCACTGCCCTTTTGGCAATTGACCGGATAAATTCCTCCGAGCCTTTACTGATAGTCAATGGCGATCAAATATTGAATATTGATATGGCTGGCTTGATCAGAAGCTTCCAAGGCAGGGATCTGGATGGAGGAATAGTGGTATTTGAAGCTTATCATCCAAGGTGGTCATATGTCAAATGTGATGAAAACGGCTATGTTGTAGAAACCGCTGAAAAAAGGCCTATAAGCAAATTGGCTACAGCAGGGGTTTTTTACTTTAAGAAGGGTGAGGATTTTGTCAAAGCTGCCATGTCCATGATAAAAAAAGATGCCCATATCGATGGAAAGTTTTATGTCTGTCCATGCTTTAATGAAATGATCCTGGAAAGAAAAAGAATCGGTGTAGAAAAAATAAAAAGAGAGGCTTACTTTTCATTGGCTAATCCCAAGGGCATCGAGGAATATGAACAGTATTTGAATATGGAGGTAAAATAA
- a CDS encoding SDR family NAD(P)-dependent oxidoreductase, which produces MKTVLVTGGAGFIGSHLCERLLASGHKVINIDNFNDFYDPAVKKANIINALKDPQYVLFQGDIRDERILEHVFACYGVDIVVHLAALAGVRRSLSNPLEYIDIDIKGTVNLLEFCRNYGVEKFVFASSSSVYGSNPVPFSEDQNTCSQVSPYAASKAAGELFCKTYNTLFGIPVVCLRFFTVYGPRQRPEMAIHNFTRLIHEGLEIPVYDNGTSYRDYTYIDDILNGILAAMELKCSFEIFNLGNSSPVKLNTLIELIEEQLSKPAKRKNLPLQKGDVEYTCADISKAYRLLGYKPEVPIEEGIFRFVQWYSKNKYKTEALNVN; this is translated from the coding sequence ATGAAAACTGTATTGGTTACAGGAGGAGCAGGATTTATAGGCTCCCACCTTTGTGAGCGCTTATTGGCATCAGGACACAAAGTAATAAATATTGATAATTTCAATGATTTTTATGACCCGGCAGTGAAAAAGGCAAATATCATCAATGCTTTAAAAGATCCTCAATATGTACTGTTTCAGGGTGATATCAGGGATGAAAGGATATTGGAGCATGTTTTTGCCTGCTACGGTGTGGATATAGTAGTACACCTGGCTGCTCTTGCCGGTGTCAGGAGATCATTGTCAAATCCCTTGGAATATATTGATATAGATATAAAAGGAACAGTCAACCTGTTAGAATTCTGTAGAAATTATGGAGTAGAAAAGTTTGTGTTTGCATCCTCCTCTTCTGTCTACGGATCAAATCCTGTTCCATTTTCGGAAGATCAGAACACTTGCTCGCAAGTTTCCCCTTACGCCGCTTCCAAAGCTGCGGGGGAACTTTTCTGCAAGACCTACAACACTCTGTTCGGTATACCTGTTGTCTGTTTGAGATTCTTTACTGTATATGGACCAAGGCAAAGACCTGAAATGGCCATACACAATTTCACAAGACTTATACACGAAGGATTGGAGATACCTGTATATGATAATGGAACAAGTTACAGGGACTATACTTATATAGATGACATTTTAAATGGGATTCTGGCTGCGATGGAGCTGAAATGCAGTTTTGAGATATTTAACTTGGGAAATTCCAGTCCTGTCAAGCTGAATACCCTTATAGAATTGATTGAAGAGCAGCTGAGTAAACCCGCAAAGCGAAAAAATCTGCCTTTACAGAAGGGTGATGTTGAATATACTTGTGCTGATATTTCGAAAGCATACAGATTATTGGGCTATAAACCTGAAGTGCCTATCGAAGAAGGCATTTTTAGATTCGTTCAATGGTATAGCAAAAATAAATACAAAACCGAAGCACTTAATGTTAACTAA
- a CDS encoding methyltransferase domain-containing protein: MNSYDSYINMQKSLYEDTNIPSKQIVGHYEWHEMVPYETFLLYKNGDIRQPIINETHDKTALDFGCGPGRMVKRMEKYFKRVDGVDISERLIKEARQNCPAGNFYVSKGDDLGDAPVNTYDFVYSTITMQHIAVRSIRLNILKCIREVLNDKGVVNIQMAFSKDFPYNSTNVHDISKDKKVFVKTLDNTHASWFEDRTDASATNSGCDVGIGPADVPLVVGDFYKYFKNIKIWFYDYTLLEIKPESITHRVYSRDYYWATHYIFIYGEK, from the coding sequence ATGAATAGTTATGATTCATACATAAATATGCAAAAAAGCTTATACGAAGATACAAACATACCTTCAAAACAAATAGTAGGCCATTATGAGTGGCATGAAATGGTTCCCTATGAGACTTTTCTCTTATATAAAAATGGAGATATAAGGCAGCCCATTATTAATGAAACTCATGATAAAACAGCCTTGGATTTTGGATGCGGTCCCGGCCGTATGGTAAAAAGAATGGAAAAATACTTCAAAAGGGTGGATGGAGTAGATATATCAGAAAGATTGATCAAAGAAGCAAGACAGAATTGCCCGGCCGGTAATTTTTATGTTTCAAAGGGAGATGACCTTGGGGATGCACCAGTCAACACATATGATTTTGTTTACAGCACTATCACTATGCAGCACATAGCCGTCAGATCCATAAGATTGAACATACTGAAATGCATCAGAGAAGTTTTGAATGATAAAGGTGTAGTAAATATTCAGATGGCTTTCAGCAAGGATTTTCCTTATAATTCTACAAATGTACATGATATTTCCAAAGATAAGAAGGTATTTGTAAAAACCCTCGATAATACTCATGCTTCATGGTTTGAGGACAGAACTGATGCAAGTGCTACAAACAGCGGTTGTGATGTAGGAATTGGCCCTGCTGACGTCCCACTGGTAGTAGGTGATTTCTATAAGTATTTTAAAAACATAAAAATCTGGTTTTATGATTACACACTTTTAGAAATCAAACCTGAAAGCATTACTCACAGAGTTTATAGTAGAGACTATTACTGGGCAACCCACTATATTTTCATATATGGTGAAAAGTGA
- a CDS encoding HAD family phosphatase: protein MSKIKAVIFDMDGVLIDAKEWHYEALNRALSLFGYEISRYDHLFTYDGLPTRKKLQMLTLDRGLPSSLHSFINELKQMYTMEIVHARCKPLFQHEFALSALKTNGYKLAVASNSIRHSIEVMMQKSNLIQYLDLIMSNEDVKAAKPDPEIYERTISKLDLTPVDCLVLEDNENGIKAAKAAGTHVMIINSVSDVCYDNISSEIKRIEELIQ, encoded by the coding sequence ATGAGCAAGATAAAAGCAGTTATTTTTGATATGGACGGTGTTTTGATTGATGCAAAGGAATGGCACTACGAAGCATTAAACAGAGCACTTTCATTATTTGGCTATGAAATAAGCCGCTACGACCATCTATTTACCTATGACGGACTTCCTACAAGAAAAAAGTTGCAGATGCTTACTTTGGACAGGGGGTTACCATCCTCACTCCACAGTTTTATCAATGAACTTAAGCAAATGTATACGATGGAGATCGTACATGCCAGATGTAAACCTTTATTCCAGCATGAATTTGCCTTATCAGCTTTAAAGACAAACGGGTATAAGCTTGCAGTCGCTTCAAACTCAATACGTCACTCTATTGAAGTTATGATGCAAAAAAGCAATCTAATACAATACCTTGATCTGATAATGAGCAATGAAGATGTGAAAGCAGCAAAGCCTGATCCGGAAATATATGAAAGAACCATCTCAAAATTAGACTTGACCCCTGTTGATTGCCTTGTGCTGGAGGATAATGAAAACGGAATCAAAGCTGCAAAAGCTGCAGGTACACATGTAATGATTATAAACTCGGTAAGTGATGTTTGCTATGACAACATATCATCAGAAATAAAGAGAATTGAGGAACTGATTCAATGA
- a CDS encoding glycosyltransferase family 2 protein yields MLNIVIPMAGRGSRFSAAGYELPKPLIPVHGIPMIQVVINNLKPEQEHRFIFLCQQEHIDKYNIHKILLSLEPCCVIVPVDRLTEGAACTVLLAKDFINDNNPLMIANSDQWVDTDINIYLSHIAGGDIDGLIMTMNSDDPKWSYARLHNGNVIEVVEKQVVSDEATVGIYNYQEGRCFVKAAEKMIEKGLRVNGEFYVAPAYNEMIDAGMKISYYNIGSEFNGMYGIGIPSDLERFLSHEISEKAVLKLKFIERSI; encoded by the coding sequence ATGTTGAATATCGTCATACCTATGGCAGGCAGAGGCAGCCGGTTCAGCGCTGCAGGATATGAGCTTCCAAAGCCTTTAATACCTGTACACGGCATACCGATGATACAGGTTGTAATAAACAATCTGAAACCTGAGCAGGAACACAGGTTTATTTTTCTTTGCCAACAGGAACACATTGACAAGTACAACATACATAAAATATTACTGTCCCTTGAGCCATGTTGTGTTATCGTTCCTGTGGACCGGCTCACTGAAGGAGCTGCCTGTACAGTATTACTTGCAAAAGATTTTATTAATGATAACAATCCATTGATGATTGCAAATAGTGACCAGTGGGTAGATACGGATATTAATATCTATCTCAGCCATATCGCCGGCGGAGATATTGACGGCCTTATCATGACTATGAATTCGGATGATCCCAAGTGGTCATATGCCAGGTTGCACAACGGCAATGTTATTGAAGTAGTTGAAAAGCAAGTGGTATCAGATGAAGCAACTGTAGGTATATATAACTACCAAGAAGGACGCTGCTTTGTTAAAGCAGCAGAAAAAATGATTGAAAAAGGCTTAAGGGTAAATGGAGAATTCTATGTTGCTCCCGCATATAATGAAATGATTGATGCAGGTATGAAAATCTCATATTATAATATCGGCAGCGAATTTAACGGAATGTACGGCATCGGAATCCCCAGCGATCTGGAAAGATTCCTGTCGCATGAAATATCGGAAAAGGCAGTATTAAAACTAAAATTTATTGAGAGGTCAATATGA